Proteins encoded together in one Drosophila albomicans strain 15112-1751.03 chromosome 2R, ASM965048v2, whole genome shotgun sequence window:
- the LOC117575057 gene encoding protein distal antenna-related, translating to MDISAYQHMNIRMSTRGKRPLRNLTPNDKVRAIQRIHNGETKASVSRDIGVPESTLRGWCKNEQKLRFMCRQLGSDNLGQQLATHGLDTPPEKRAKLELQLLPPKFATMPGYDELGGFSGLPFPAMDYSSHNEALLEKFALVEFLKRNGLHTEDVRSAGTDPASPVTNNMVHQLNLLALFNSKLSPKVEHNTATTPTAATIPNLNLSLNLKTTDIQSDETKKYNCPLLSVKNWAKDPAKSSQMPFAQPPYSNDSNNNDIEGRVTTTSTPTPEIVPLTVPVPPQLQDAEAQAQGQGQGALLDWCKMFSASLNFFAFAAAAASMHPGAAGAATGTPLGSEADLHGFNDALLKRLSPSVHSESSKESYYDSEPEDLSVRSCASKVSSPANSRSQSPDKSSTSSTSIHSDGEQ from the coding sequence ATGGATATCTCAGCCTATCAGCACATGAACATCCGCATGAGCACACGGGGCAAGCGACCGTTGCGAAATCTAACGCCAAACGACAAAGTCCGTGCCATTCAACGCATTCATAATGGCGAGACGAAAGCAAGTGTATCCCGGGACATTGGTGTACCGGAGTCTACACTCCGTGGCTGGTGTAAAAATGAGCAAAAGTTACGGTTTATGTGCCGCCAATTGGGCAGCGACAATTTGGGCCAACAGCTGGCCACACACGGTCTCGATACACCGCCCGAAAAACGCGCCAAACTAGAGCTACAGCTGCTGCCACCAAAGTTCGCCACCATGCCAGGCTACGATGAGCTGGGCGGATTCAGCGGTCTGCCATTTCCAGCCATGGATTATAGTTCCCACAACGAAGCGCTGCTCGAGAAGTTCGCCTTGGTCGAGTTTCTCAAGCGCAACGGCCTTCACACCGAAGATGTTCGCTCTGCCGGCACAGATCCTGCCTCACCAGTGACCAACAACATGGTGCATCAGCTCAATCTCTTGGCACTCTTCAACTCCAAGTTGTCACCCAAGGTGGagcacaacacagcaacaactccaACGGCAGCTACCATTCCTAATCTCAATCTCAGTCTAAATTTAAAGACTACGGACATTCAATCGGATGAGACCAAGAAATACAATTGTCCGCTGCTGAGTGTGAAGAATTGGGCCAAGGATCCAGCCAAATCCAGCCAGATGCCCTTTGCCCAACCGCCGTACAgcaatgacagcaacaacaacgacatcgaAGGCAGAGTCACCACAACATCGACACCCACTCCAGAGATTGTTCCATTAACTGTTCCAGTTCCACCGCAACTGCAAGATGCCGAAGCTCAAGCCCAGGGACAGGGTCAGGGAGCATTGCTGGATTGGTGCAAAATGTTCAGTGCGAGTCTGAACTTTTTTGCCTTCGCCGCGGCTGCGGCTTCAATGCATCCgggagcagcaggagcagcaactggAACACCACTTGGCAGCGAGGCAGATTTGCATGGCTTCAACGATGCCCTGCTTAAGCGCCTGAGTCCTTCGGTGCACAGCGAGTCCTCGAAAGAGAGCTACTACGACAGTGAGCCAGAAGATCTATCTGTGCGCTCGTGTGCCTCAAAGGTGTCGAGTCCGGCCAACAGCAGATCTCAGAGTCCGGATAAGAGCAGCACATCAAGCACATCGATTCACAGCGATGGCGAGCAATAG